From the genome of Pseudomonas sp. gcc21, one region includes:
- a CDS encoding YCF48-related protein, translated as MRKPIKRRASSCRPAGFPGQLAQGGKQSLTRQVLAALGLSVVLAGISAPVAVAQEAQEPATSAAVMTPKASSALLLDVDRAGDRLVAVGSRGHILYSDDKGESWQQAPVPTRQLLTAVDFVDETHGWAVGHDSLILHSSDAGESWTVQYRDPELEQEVDPDGPGLLEKPLMDVWFRDTRTGFAAGAYGLFLRTDDGGKTWDDLTYEIDNEDGFHYNAIAEIPQTGLFMVGELGMMFRSADFGDTWEAIEELPYDGSLFGVTGTGEPNVVLAWGLRGNMFRSEDFGDTWEEVRLMTPHNGPLEATLSGGDYSEDGKVVVVGAGGFVVTSDDQGRTFTVASRPDRAALATATVLDNGNLLLLGQRGAVKGDSTGMPQNGSAADRIPAAGTPAVQ; from the coding sequence ATGCGTAAGCCCATTAAGCGGCGCGCTTCATCCTGTCGTCCGGCCGGTTTTCCCGGTCAGCTCGCTCAGGGTGGCAAACAATCATTAACACGTCAGGTATTGGCCGCTCTGGGCCTTTCCGTCGTGCTTGCCGGTATTTCGGCTCCAGTTGCTGTAGCGCAGGAAGCGCAGGAACCTGCAACCAGTGCAGCGGTAATGACACCCAAGGCCAGCTCCGCGCTGCTCCTTGACGTTGATCGTGCGGGCGATCGCCTGGTGGCGGTTGGCTCTCGTGGTCATATTCTCTATTCAGATGATAAAGGCGAAAGCTGGCAGCAGGCTCCGGTTCCGACCCGCCAGTTGTTGACGGCTGTCGATTTCGTGGACGAAACCCACGGCTGGGCAGTAGGCCATGATTCGCTGATTCTGCATTCAAGCGACGCCGGTGAAAGCTGGACTGTTCAGTACCGCGACCCGGAGCTTGAGCAGGAAGTCGATCCTGACGGTCCCGGCCTGCTGGAAAAACCCTTGATGGATGTCTGGTTCAGAGACACCCGCACCGGATTCGCAGCGGGCGCCTATGGCCTGTTCCTGCGCACCGATGATGGCGGAAAGACCTGGGATGACCTGACCTACGAGATCGATAACGAAGACGGTTTCCATTACAACGCCATCGCGGAAATTCCCCAGACTGGCCTGTTCATGGTGGGCGAACTCGGCATGATGTTCCGTTCCGCGGACTTCGGCGACACCTGGGAAGCCATTGAAGAACTGCCCTATGACGGATCGCTGTTCGGCGTTACGGGTACTGGCGAGCCGAACGTCGTGCTGGCCTGGGGCCTAAGGGGCAACATGTTCCGTTCCGAGGATTTCGGCGACACCTGGGAGGAGGTCAGACTGATGACGCCGCACAATGGTCCGCTGGAAGCCACCCTGTCGGGTGGTGATTATTCCGAGGATGGCAAGGTCGTCGTGGTGGGTGCTGGGGGCTTCGTGGTAACCAGTGACGATCAAGGCCGCACTTTCACTGTAGCAAGCCGTCCCGACCGGGCTGCTCTGGCAACAGCCACGGTATTGGATAACGGCAATCTGCTGCTGCTTGGTCAGCGTGGCGCAGTGAAGGGTGATTCGACCGGGATGCCGCAGAACGGTTCTGCAGCTGACAGGATTCCTGCGGCCGGTACGCCCGCGGTCCAATAA